One segment of bacterium DNA contains the following:
- the lepA gene encoding elongation factor 4 — protein sequence MAKETIRNFCIIAHIDHGKSTLADRLLEATGAVTRYEMKDQVLDSMDLERERGITIKMHPITMEYKARDGVTYLLNLIDTPGHVDFTYEVSRSLAACEGALLIVDASQGIEAQTVSNLYLAIDNNLEIIPVINKIDLPNIDVDAIKHQIIDLLGCKEQEILLASAKAGIGIEEVLEAVVQRIPPPQGAVEAPTRALIFDSVFNSYRGAVAHVRVMQGKLYPDQMIKFHSTGRTFQVQEVGILRLKQIKKDFLEAGETGYLISGVKEVRDTKVGDTIIDAAFPDTEPLPGYRDVKPMVFSGLFPSAAENYEDLRSALEKLKLNDSSLFYEPETSLALGFGFRCGFLGLLHMEIVQERLEREYNLDLVSTVPNVEYHVFTTRGEMLVMDNPANLPPANDIDHVEEPYIRSSILTPSEYIGAIMSISRERRGIYINTEYIDSQRVNMHYEFPLAEVIFDFYDKLKSVTRGYASFDYEFVGFREGPVVKLDMLLNGEAVDALSVIVHRDKAYEWGRRVCEKLRDLIPRQQYEVAIQAAVGGKVIARETVRPLRKNVTAKCYGGDITRKRKLLEKQKEGKKRMKQLGHVEIPQEAFLAVLKAD from the coding sequence ATGGCCAAAGAGACCATAAGAAATTTCTGCATCATCGCCCACATCGATCACGGCAAATCCACGCTGGCCGACCGGCTGCTGGAAGCCACGGGGGCGGTCACGCGCTATGAGATGAAAGATCAGGTGCTGGACAGCATGGATCTGGAGCGTGAACGGGGCATCACCATCAAGATGCACCCCATCACTATGGAATACAAAGCCCGAGACGGTGTGACCTATTTGCTCAACCTCATTGACACGCCGGGCCATGTGGATTTCACCTATGAGGTGTCGCGCAGCCTGGCCGCCTGCGAGGGCGCGCTGCTGATCGTCGATGCCTCCCAGGGCATTGAAGCGCAGACGGTTTCCAACCTCTACCTGGCCATTGACAACAACCTCGAAATCATCCCGGTCATCAACAAGATCGATCTGCCCAACATCGATGTGGACGCCATCAAGCACCAGATCATCGATCTGCTGGGCTGCAAAGAGCAGGAGATTCTGCTGGCCAGCGCCAAAGCGGGCATAGGCATCGAAGAGGTGCTCGAGGCTGTGGTGCAGCGCATTCCGCCGCCGCAGGGCGCGGTGGAGGCGCCGACGCGCGCTCTGATCTTCGATTCGGTGTTCAATTCGTACCGCGGCGCCGTGGCCCATGTGCGGGTGATGCAGGGCAAGCTCTATCCCGACCAGATGATTAAATTTCATTCCACCGGCCGCACCTTTCAGGTCCAGGAGGTGGGCATTCTGCGGCTCAAACAGATCAAGAAGGACTTTCTCGAAGCCGGCGAAACCGGCTATCTCATCTCCGGCGTCAAAGAGGTGCGCGACACCAAGGTGGGCGACACCATCATCGACGCTGCGTTTCCCGACACCGAGCCGCTGCCCGGCTACCGCGACGTCAAGCCCATGGTGTTCAGCGGCCTCTTCCCCTCGGCGGCGGAGAACTATGAGGATCTGCGCTCGGCGCTGGAAAAGCTGAAACTGAACGACTCTTCATTGTTCTACGAACCCGAGACCTCGCTGGCACTGGGCTTTGGCTTCCGCTGCGGCTTTCTCGGGCTGCTGCACATGGAAATCGTGCAGGAGCGGCTGGAGCGCGAATACAATCTGGACCTGGTCAGCACCGTGCCCAACGTTGAATACCATGTGTTCACCACGCGCGGCGAAATGCTGGTGATGGATAACCCCGCGAACCTGCCCCCGGCCAACGACATCGATCACGTGGAAGAACCCTACATCCGCTCCAGCATTCTCACGCCGTCAGAGTATATCGGCGCCATCATGTCCATCTCGCGGGAACGGCGCGGCATCTATATCAACACCGAATACATCGACAGTCAACGCGTCAACATGCATTATGAATTTCCGCTCGCGGAAGTCATCTTTGATTTTTATGACAAGTTGAAATCGGTCACCCGCGGCTATGCCTCCTTTGATTACGAATTCGTCGGCTTTCGCGAAGGCCCGGTGGTCAAGCTCGACATGCTGCTCAACGGAGAGGCGGTCGACGCCTTGTCCGTGATCGTCCATCGCGACAAGGCCTACGAGTGGGGCCGCCGCGTATGCGAAAAGCTGCGCGATCTCATCCCCCGCCAGCAGTACGAAGTCGCCATTCAGGCGGCGGTGGGCGGCAAGGTGATCGCCCGCGAGACCGTCCGGCCGTTGCGCAAAAACGTCACCGCCAAATGCTACGGCGGAGACATCACCCGCAAGCGCAAGCTGCTGGAGAAACAAAAAGAGGGCAAGAAACGAATGAAGCAACTGGGCCATGTGGAGATTCCCCAGGAGGCGTTCCTGGCGGTGCTCAAGGCCGATTGA